One genomic segment of Sander lucioperca isolate FBNREF2018 chromosome 10, SLUC_FBN_1.2, whole genome shotgun sequence includes these proteins:
- the LOC116066573 gene encoding skin secretory protein xP2-like isoform X2: MGCSSSSAQTVDQEKRPGTKPEESNGDTVALRNGIIPEDAQTIEDQMQLPVQTALPDDLQPGADDEAEAVLVALEAQEDLGSGEDLLTAPEPLPEPAAPAEPALEAAAPAEAATKPEAAVALVEALPPVEEAAAVETVVAEATPEVQAHVEATAEASSDESVVAVQAEAPAVVEEVAAEPAEASPEVAPPAVESVVSEPAEASPEVATPAVETVVLEPAEASPEVAMPALEPVVSEPAEDPVIVEEAAAAAAEAPAEVAAPVEAEAPTDNTAPAPTSTAPCESSEPGEVSAPALSEASAPAEAVASSEVVVSDEALAPAEAAAPVEAAGPGEAAVPVEAATPGEAAVPVEAATPGEAAAPGEVVVPDEASAPGEATAPGEVSAPDEALAPGVVSAPGESSALVEAAQLLIDPKIAAATIPELPPLSPVTVEAQTEPQKAVEEATAPPAATTVSSESAADCAAPAKAPVVESTPAEAPLAPAPEPSPEVVSATEASQDTDSVKAKKED, encoded by the exons atggGGTGCTCCTCGTCCAGTGCACAGACTGTTGATCAAGAGAAAAGACCAGGTACAAAGCCAGAGGAAAGCAATGGAGATACAGTGG CACTCAGAAATGGTATCATCCCAGAAGATGCACAAACCATTGAGGACCAGATGCAGTTGCCTGTGCAGACTGCCTTACCAGACGATCTTCAACCGGGAGCCGATGATGAGGCGGAGGCCGTGTTGGTAGCTCTGGAGGCCCAGGAGGATCTTGGCTCTGGGGAGGACCTCCTGACTGCTCCTGAGCCTCTGCCAGAACCTGCTGCCCCTGCAGAGCCAGCCCTAGAGGCCGCTGCTCCAGCGGAAGCCGCTACGAAACCTGAGGCTGCTGTAGCTTTGGTGGAGGCACTTCCCCCTGTGGAAGAAGCTGCCGCCGTAGAAACTGTAGTGGCTGAGGCCACTCCGGAGGTCCAAGCCCATGTTGAGGCTACAGCGGAGGCCTCTTCTGATGAATCTGTTGTAGCTGTGCAGGCAGAGGCCCCTGCTGTTGTTGAGGAGGTGGCCGCTGAGCCAGCAGAG GCCTCTCCTGAAGTTGCCCCCCCTGCGGTTGAATCTGTTGTATCAGAGCCAGCAGAGGCCTCTCCTGAAGTTGCCACCCCTGCGGTTGAAACGGTTGTATTAGAGCCAGCAGAAGCCTCTCCTGAAGTTGCCATGCCTGCTCTTGAACCTGTTGTATCAGAGCCAGCAGAGGACCCAGTGATTGTGGAAGAGGCAGCAGCTGCAGCGGCTGAGGCCCCTGCTGAAGTGGCTGCTCCTGTGGAGGCAGAGGCTCCAACTGACAATACTGCACCAGCTCCTACCTCAACAGCACCATGTGAATCCTCAGAACCAGGTGAAGTTTCAGCACCAGCACTAAGTGAGGCCTCAGCACCAGCTGAAGCGGTAGCCTCAAGTGAAGTTGTAGTATCAGATGAGGCTTTGGCACCAGCTGAAGCTGCAGCCCCAGTTGAAGCTGCAGGCCCAGGGGAAGCTGCAGTCCCAGTTGAAGCTGCAACCCCAGGGGAAGCTGCAGTCCCAGTTGAAGCTGCAACCCCAGGGGAAGCTGCCGCCCCAGGTGAAGTTGTAGTACCAGATGAGGCTTCGGCACCAGGTGAAGCTACAGCCCCAGGTGAAGTTTCAGCCCCAGATGAGGCTTTAGCACCAGGTGTAGTCTCAGCACCGGGTGAATCGTCAGCACTCGTAGAGGCAGCACAGCTTCTTATAGATCCAAAGATTGCGGCAGCAACTATTCCAGAGTTGCCTCCATTATCTCCAGTCACTGTTGAGGCCCAAACCGAGCCTCAGAAGGCCGTTGAGGAGGCAACAGCACCTCCAGCAGCAACAACTGTGAGCTCAGAGTCTGCGGCAGACTGTGCAGCACCAGCGAAGGCTCCTGTGGTTGAATCCACCCCAGCTGAAGCACCCTTGGCACCAGCTCCTGAGCCCTCACCTGAAG tGGTGTCTGCAACTGAGGCCTCTCAGGATACAGACAGCGTCAAAGCCAAAAAGGAAGATTGA
- the LOC116066573 gene encoding skin secretory protein xP2-like isoform X1, producing the protein MGCSSSSAQTVDQEKRPGTKPEESNGDTVALRNGIIPEDAQTIEDQMQLPVQTALPDDLQPGADDEAEAVLVALEAQEDLGSGEDLLTAPEPLPEPAAPAEPALEAAAPAEAATKPEAAVALVEALPPVEEAAAVETVVAEATPEVQAHVEATAEASSDESVVAVQAEAPAVVATPAVESVVSEPTEASPEVATPAVETVVSEPAEASPEVAPPAVESVVSEPAEASPEVATPAVETVVLEPAEASPEVAMPALEPVVSEPAEDPVIVEEAAAAAAEAPAEVAAPVEAEAPTDNTAPAPTSTAPCESSEPGEVSAPALSEASAPAEAVASSEVVVSDEALAPAEAAAPVEAAGPGEAAVPVEAATPGEAAVPVEAATPGEAAAPGEVVVPDEASAPGEATAPGEVSAPDEALAPGVVSAPGESSALVEAAQLLIDPKIAAATIPELPPLSPVTVEAQTEPQKAVEEATAPPAATTVSSESAADCAAPAKAPVVESTPAEAPLAPAPEPSPEVVSATEASQDTDSVKAKKED; encoded by the exons atggGGTGCTCCTCGTCCAGTGCACAGACTGTTGATCAAGAGAAAAGACCAGGTACAAAGCCAGAGGAAAGCAATGGAGATACAGTGG CACTCAGAAATGGTATCATCCCAGAAGATGCACAAACCATTGAGGACCAGATGCAGTTGCCTGTGCAGACTGCCTTACCAGACGATCTTCAACCGGGAGCCGATGATGAGGCGGAGGCCGTGTTGGTAGCTCTGGAGGCCCAGGAGGATCTTGGCTCTGGGGAGGACCTCCTGACTGCTCCTGAGCCTCTGCCAGAACCTGCTGCCCCTGCAGAGCCAGCCCTAGAGGCCGCTGCTCCAGCGGAAGCCGCTACGAAACCTGAGGCTGCTGTAGCTTTGGTGGAGGCACTTCCCCCTGTGGAAGAAGCTGCCGCCGTAGAAACTGTAGTGGCTGAGGCCACTCCGGAGGTCCAAGCCCATGTTGAGGCTACAGCGGAGGCCTCTTCTGATGAATCTGTTGTAGCTGTGCAGGCAGAGGCCCCTGCTGTTG TTGCCACCCCTGCGGTTGAATCTGTCGTATCAGAGCCAACAGAGGCTTCTCCTGAAGTTGCCACTCCTGCGGTTGAAACGGTTGTATCAGAGCCAGCAGAGGCCTCTCCTGAAGTTGCCCCCCCTGCGGTTGAATCTGTTGTATCAGAGCCAGCAGAGGCCTCTCCTGAAGTTGCCACCCCTGCGGTTGAAACGGTTGTATTAGAGCCAGCAGAAGCCTCTCCTGAAGTTGCCATGCCTGCTCTTGAACCTGTTGTATCAGAGCCAGCAGAGGACCCAGTGATTGTGGAAGAGGCAGCAGCTGCAGCGGCTGAGGCCCCTGCTGAAGTGGCTGCTCCTGTGGAGGCAGAGGCTCCAACTGACAATACTGCACCAGCTCCTACCTCAACAGCACCATGTGAATCCTCAGAACCAGGTGAAGTTTCAGCACCAGCACTAAGTGAGGCCTCAGCACCAGCTGAAGCGGTAGCCTCAAGTGAAGTTGTAGTATCAGATGAGGCTTTGGCACCAGCTGAAGCTGCAGCCCCAGTTGAAGCTGCAGGCCCAGGGGAAGCTGCAGTCCCAGTTGAAGCTGCAACCCCAGGGGAAGCTGCAGTCCCAGTTGAAGCTGCAACCCCAGGGGAAGCTGCCGCCCCAGGTGAAGTTGTAGTACCAGATGAGGCTTCGGCACCAGGTGAAGCTACAGCCCCAGGTGAAGTTTCAGCCCCAGATGAGGCTTTAGCACCAGGTGTAGTCTCAGCACCGGGTGAATCGTCAGCACTCGTAGAGGCAGCACAGCTTCTTATAGATCCAAAGATTGCGGCAGCAACTATTCCAGAGTTGCCTCCATTATCTCCAGTCACTGTTGAGGCCCAAACCGAGCCTCAGAAGGCCGTTGAGGAGGCAACAGCACCTCCAGCAGCAACAACTGTGAGCTCAGAGTCTGCGGCAGACTGTGCAGCACCAGCGAAGGCTCCTGTGGTTGAATCCACCCCAGCTGAAGCACCCTTGGCACCAGCTCCTGAGCCCTCACCTGAAG tGGTGTCTGCAACTGAGGCCTCTCAGGATACAGACAGCGTCAAAGCCAAAAAGGAAGATTGA